CACACAGTCAACAGGTGTGCCGTTACACGACCACACTTCTACGTCACCCATATTGTGACGACGCTTCAAACGCAAGGGAATAGTAGCTGAAAAGGCACAGGAGAAACCAGAACGGGCTGCTTCCGGAGCACAGACTAACAGGTCGGCACGGTCTTTCAAAAAGGAAACGAGAGTCTTTATCCCGTTGGCATGATATCCGTCATCGTTCGAAATCAGTATAAAAGGACGCTTAATATTCATCATAAACAATGTTAGTTTGGGACAAAAGTACGAAAAAAAGGTTTATTTCTCGTATTTCTCATATAAAATATGTAACTTTGCCAACAAATCATTTTATTTCAAAATGGGAAAAATTATAGCTTTAGCTAATCAAAAAGGCGGTGTGGGTAAGACCACAACGACCATTAACTTGGCGGCTTCTTTGGCCACTCTTGAGAAAACAGTTCTCGTGGTTGACGCCGATCCACAAGCCAATGCATCAAGCGGTTTAGGCGTTGACATCAAGGATGTTGACTGCTCACTATATGAATGTATCATTGACCACGCTGATGTCCGCGATGCTATCTATACCACAGATATCAATGGATTGGATATTATTCCGAGCCACATTGACCTCGTTGGTGCCGAAATCGAGATGCTGAACTTAGACAACCGCGAACGCGTTTTGAAAAATCTCCTTGCTCCTATCAGCAGTGAATATGATTACATTCTCATTGACTGCAGTCCTTCTTTGGGGCTGATTACAGTCAATGCACTGACGGCAGCCAACTCTGTAATCATTCCCGTGCAATGTGAATACTTTGCCCTTGAGGGTATCAGCAAGTTGCTTAATACCATTAAAATCATCAAGAGCAAACTCAATCAGCAATTGGAGATTGAGGGGTTCCTGCTGACCATGTATGACAGTCGTCTCCGTTTGGCCAACCAAATCTATGATGAAGTGAAGCGACATTTCCAGGAATTGGTGTTCAAGACGGTTATTCAGCGCAATGTGAAGCTAAGCGAAAGCCCCAGCCATGGTCTTCCTGTCATCCTTTACGATGCTGACTCAACCGGTGCAAAGAACCATTTGGCCTTGGCAAAAGAACTGATTAACAGGAATGCATGACCCATAATTCTGGGGAATAAACAACGAAACAGAAAATGGCAGTACACAAGAAATACAACAGTTTAGGTCGTGGTCTTGACGCACTCATATCAACTGATGCCGTACGCACACAGGGATCATCGACTATCAACGAAATAGCAATCGACCAGATTGAAGCCAACCCCAACCAGCCTCGCCGTGAATTTGACGATGAAGCATTGCAGGATTTGGCCAACAGCATAAAAGAAATAGGTATCATTCAGCCCATCACACTCCGCCAGATTGCCGACAACAGGTTCCAGATCATTGCCGGCGAGCGTCGTTGGAGAGCTTCCCAATTGGCTGGTCTCAAGGCACTTCCAGCCTATATCCGCACGATAAAAGACGAAAACGTCATGGAAATGGCCCTCGTGGAGAATATCCAACGCGAGGATTTGAATGCCATCGAAATTGCTTTGGCTTATGAGCATTTGCTTGAGAGCAACGGAATGACACAGGAGAAAGTGTCGGAACGTGTCGGGAAAAGCCGTACGGCAATTACCAACTACCTGCGTCTTCTGAAGCTTCCTGCACAGGTTCAGATGGCATTACAAAAGAAAGAAATCGACATGGGGCATGCCCGTGCACTGCTTGCCTTAGACAGTCCGGCACTTCAAATCAAGCTTTTCAAGGAGATACTGAAGAATGGTTACTCCGTAAGAAAGGTTGAAGAGTTGGTGCAGGCATTGAAAAATGGCGATGACATTGAAAGTGGAAAGAAGAAGATTATCGCCCGAAATCAATTGCCGGAAGAGTTCTGTGTACTCAAAAACCGATTGGCTAAGTTCCTCAACACAAAGGTTCAGATGACCTGTTCCTCTAAAGGTAAAGGAAAAATAAGTATTCCATTTGCCAACGAAGAAGAGCTTGAACGCATCATGAACCTCTTTGACAAACTGAAAGACTGAAGCATGTCTTCATCAAGACTGACACATATCATTATCACAGTAGTCCTGCTCATCCTGCCATTCTGTACCAAGGCACAGAATGAAGAGCTTCATATGCCTCTGCAAGACACTGCACATCTCAAGGCAAACGAAGTGCTTACGCATGCAGACAGCGTCACTTTGGCTACTGATTCTGTGGTGATGACTAAGAAAAAGAAGCGTGATTGGGACACATGGAAGCCCAACCCGAAGCGTGCTTTGTGGTTAGGATTAGTGCTTCCTGGTGCGGGTCAGATCTACAACCGCAAGTTCTGGAAGCTTCCCATCATATATGGTGGCATCGTAGGTTGTGCATATGCCTTGAGTTGGAATAATCAAATGTATCACGATTACTCACAAGCTTACATGGATATCACGGATAATGACCCCACAACTGAAAGCTATAACCAGTTCATGCACTTGGGAGCGAAGATTACAAAAGACAACATCAGCCGCTATCAAACATTGTTCAAGAACCGCAAAGACCGCTATCGCCGATGGCGCGACATGAGTTTCTTTGTGCTTGTTGGTGTGTATGCCTTGTCGGTTATTGACGCCTATGTAGACGCTTCCCTGTCGGAGTTTGACATTTCTAAAGACCTTAGTCTACGTGTTGAACCTGCTGTTGTGAATACAAACAACCATCGTAATCCCTTACAATCCGGAGGTATTGGCGTGCATTGCAGCCTCAATTTCTGACCTCACAAAGATTTGGTATAAGGAGAATTATATTCAAAATTGGAAAAAAGAACCATTTAACAGAATGAAGAAAACATATTTAATCGCTCTTTCGCTCTTGTTTATCAGCACTTGTAAGCTACAGGCTCAAGTCGTAAACAACGAGGAAGACGACAACGAACAGACAGAAATCACCGTAACGAACGCACAGGGTAAGGAGGAAGTTATCGACCTCCCAGAAGCCATGACCATGGAACTTGACAGCCTGATGCACCTTTATAACACGAAGATTTACCTTCGTCCTGACACCACATGCAACCTTCCTGATGTCAATCCCGTTTATGACATAGACGTCTATAAGAAGCGTCTTGCCATGCTTCCTACCGTTATTGAGATGCCCTACAACAATGTTGTCCAGCAGTTTATTGACCGATACAGTGGCCATCTTCGACGCTCGGTGAGCTACATGTTGGGGGCACAGAACTTCTATATGCCTATCTTTGAAGAGGCCTTGGAAAGCTATGGACTTCCTTTGGAACTGAAATATTTGCCTGTCATTGAGTCGGCATTGAACCCTCGGGCCGTATCAAGAGTGGGAGCAACTGGCCTTTGGCAGTTCATGATTAATACGGCAAAACGCTATAATCTGACTATAAACTCACTCGTAGACGAACGCAGAGACCCCGTAAAAGCATCCTATGCAGCAGCTCATTACCTGAGTGATCTTTATAAAATCTACGGTGATTGGAATCTTGTTATTGCAGCATATAACTGCGGACCTGACAAGATCAACAAGGCTATTCATCGCTCTAAGCAGAACGACTACTGGCAGATTTATCCGTATCTTCCACAAGAAACGCGTGGTTATGTGCCTGCTTTTATTGCTGCAAACTATATCATGAACTACTACTGTGAGCACAATATCTGTCCGATGACAACTGATTTACCCATGAAAACAGACACTGTTGTTGTCAATCGTGACCTCCATTTTGAGCAGGTGGCACATGTCTTAGGGCTTGATGTTGACCAGATAGCAGCTCTAAATCCACAGTACCGACATAACATTATCAATGGAAACTGGCGTCCGTCAACGCTCCGTCTGCCTGCAACAATGGTCACCAAGTTCATCGACAACGAAGAAGCTATCTATAAATATATGCCGGAAGACCTGACAAGCAAACGCACAGAAGTCGAAGTGAACGATGAAGAGCCAACCTTTGTCAGCTATCGCCGTGCTCACAGAAGCCATGCTTCATCAAGCAAGTACAGCAATAAGAAAGGCAAGAAGAAGAAAGGACGCAAGGAAAAAAGCAAGAGTATAACCATCCGCGAGGGCGACACGCTATCGCAAATTGCAAAGCGCAACAAAGTTTCTGTTAAGCAACTGCGACGCCTCAACGGTATAAAAGGTAGCAATATCCGTGCTGGAAAGAAGATTAAAATCAAATAATCAATAAGGAGGAAACATCATGAACGAGCACGATATGAAAGAAGCAGCGCGCGAAGCTGCTGAAGAAAAACAGATTGCAGAGGCTTTCCAACATCTGCTTGACACTTATCTTGCATCACGACATCGCAAGAAAGTGGATATCATCACCAAGGCTTTCAACTTTGCCCGACAAGCACATAAGGGTGTCAGACGACTCTCGGGAGAACCTTATATCATGCATCCTATCGCTGTTGCACAGATAGCTTGCGAGGAAATGGGGCTTGGTTCAACCAGCATCTGCGCTGCCCTGCTCCATGATGTCGTTGAAGATACCGACTATACCGTTGAAGATATAGAGAACATCTTTGGCGAAAAGATTGCTCAAATCGTAGACGGACTGACCAAGATCAGCGGTGGTATCTTCGGAGATCGGGCTTCGGCACAGGCTGAGAACTTCAAGAAACTGCTGCTTACCATGAGTGATGACATCCGCGTTATCCTCATCAAGATATGCGACCGACTGCACAATATGCGCACATTAGCCTCGCAACCGGCCAACAAGCAATACAAGATTGCAGGCGAAACGCTTTATATCTATGCACCACTCGCCAACCGTTTAGGCCTGAACAAAATCAAAACTGAACTCGAAGACCTGAGTTTCAGCTACGAACATCCTGAAGAATACGCTGCAATCAAAAGCAAATTAGCACTCACTCAAGAGAAACGCGACGAACTTTTTGCACAGTTTACGGGGCCAATCCGCGAAGCTCTCGACCATATGGGCATCAAATATCAGATTAAAGCCCGTGTGAAAAGCCCTTATTCTATTTGGAATAAGATGCAGAACAAACATGTAACTTTTGAGGAAATCTATGATATTCTTGCCGTCAGAATCATATTTGAACCGAAGGTAAGAGCCGAAGAAATCAATGAATGTTTCAACATCTATGTGGCTATCAGCCGCATATATAAGAGTCATCCCGACCGACTTCGCGACTGGCTTAATCATCCGAAAGCCAATGGATATCAGGCACTCCACGTGACATTGATGAGCAAACAAGGCCGCTGGATAGAGGTACAGATACGCTCTGACCGCATGAACGAGGTGGCCGAACAAGGCTTTGCAGCTCACTGGAAATATAAGGACGGCGGAGAATACAGCGAGGATGAAGGCGAACTCAACGACTGGTTGAGCACCATAAAGGAGATACTTGACGACCCACAGCCTGATGCAATGGACTTCCTTGACAGCATTAAGCTCAATCTTTTCGCTTCAGAAATCTTTGTATTCACGCCAAAAGGCGAAATCAAGACCTTGCCGGCAGGCTGTACGGCACTCGACTTTGCTTTCCAAATCCACACTTTTCTCGGCAGCCATTGCATCGGAGCAAAGGTCAACCACAAGCTCGTGCCATTGAGTCATAAGCTGAACAGTGGTGACCAGGTAGAGATATTGACCAGCAAAGCACAACATGTGCAGCCCTCATGGATTAACTTTGTGTCGACAGCAAAGGCCAAAGCGAAGATCCAGGCCATTCTAAGACGCGACGACCGGGAGACACAAAAGGCAGGCGAAGAACTGCTGAAAGCATGGCTCAAGCGCAATTCCATGGAATTAACTTCCGTTGTTCTCGACAAACTTTGCGAGTTTCACAATGTTCAGAAGCATGAAGAACTGTTTCAAGCCTTGGGCGAAAAGACCATTATTCTTGGCGAATACGACCTTGATGTGTTGCTTGGCAAGAACAAAAAAGAGTCAACCTCGTTTGGCTGGCGACGCTATGTGCCGTTCCTCCACGAAAAGAACACCGAGAAACAAAAGGCAAAGGACACTGCACCGAAAGAACTTTTCACCGTTGACAAGGGCTTCAACAAGAAGAAATCTATCATCATCAGTGAGAGAAACATCAACAACTACATCTTCCCCGACTGCTGTCATCCCATTCCGGGTGACGATATTTTGGGCTATATTGACAACAACAACCACATTGAAATCCATAAACGTGCCTGTCCTGTGGCAAGCCGTTTGAAATCAAGCTACGGCAACCGAATTCTTGATGCCAAGTGGGATATGCACAAACGGCTGTTCTTTGACGCCACTATTGAAATCAAAGGAATAGACCGCAAGGGCATGCTTCACGACCTTGCTGATGTGATTTCCGACAAAATGGACGTCAACATCCACAAGATTACCATTCAGAGTAACGAGGGAATCTTTGATGGAACCATTGAAATACGTGTGCACGACCGCGAAGAAGTGCGCCAGATCATGGATAACCTCAAGGCTATAGACGACTTGAAGGAAGTAGTGCAAATCATGTAACACAACGATATTCCTTCATGGATGCAACCAAATCACACGCTGCACCGTGCTTCCTGCATCAGCACTTTGAATGCCCACAGCTATGAAATAAGGTGAGAAGTTATGACATCTGCGCGCTGCTGACACGACACATCATCTCTTTTTAAGAGACTATATTGTAAATATTTATGGTCAAAAAGAGGCACTTCGAAAACCAACGTAATAAATTTGACAAAACGAAGAAATGTCGCATTTCGGTACATGGAAACTGTTTTTAGAACGCAATCCATGGCACATGATGCTGCAATATGCGTCAGATTACTGCGCCAAATGAAGCAAATCACGTTCTAATTCACGGCAAAACAGAAGCTGATATGATGCAGAATGCAAGATTTTCTGATGTAAAATTGCACTTAAAGAAGCAAGAAAAAAGATAACCACCTGACTGACAATAGCTTATAAAGCACGCCAAAAACGGGCGTATTTTCATCGGGAAAGACTTTCGTTCTGAATAACGCAGCTATGCGAAAGCAATTGTAAAGTTTTTTATGAAGAAAGAGAACAATCAGACCAAACCGTCGAGTTGCTTCTTCAACAGCTTCAATTCATCGCGCACAGAAGTGAGTGTGGTCATCACATCTGCCGTCTTGTCTACCCCTTCACGATTGGCATTAAGCACTTTCCGGGCTGCAGCAATCTTGAAACCACGCACTTTCACAAGATTGTAAATGACCTTTATCTGCTCAATATCCTTATCGGTATATTGCCTAATTTTCGTGCTGTTCTGCGTCTTCGGACGCAGCTGTGGGAACTCACCTTCCCAGAATCGCAGCGTACTTTCATTGATACCGAATTGTGCAGCAACCTCCTTGATGCTGTAATACAACTTTAGGTTCTTGTTTGTATTCAGAGACATAATTCCTGGTTTTAGGTGAAACGATGATGAATTTCTTTGCAAAGTTAGCAAAATTCTATGAACTCTCTCCCCCCATCTCTAAACTTTTTTGTATCTTTGCCACTGATTTTTCAGAATGAGAACAATTAAAAAACAATATATTGAAGATGATGACAGCAAATGAAGTCCGTGAGTCTTACAAGAAATTCTTTGAAGGTAAGGGACACAAGATTGTAGCATCAGCCCCTATGGTCATTAAAGATGACCCCACGTTGATGTTTACCAATGCTGGAATGAACCAGTGGAAGGACATTATTCTCGGTACAAAAGACCCGGGAAAAGACGTGCGCAGGGTAGACTCTCAGAAGTGTCTTCGCGTGAGTGGAAAGCATAATGACCTCGAAGAAGTAGGTCATGACACCTACCATCACACGATGTTTGAGATGTTGGGTAATTGGAGTTTTGGCGATTATTTCAAGGAAGGAGCTATCGACTATGCCTGGGAATACCTTGTCAGTGTGCTCCATCTTAATCCTGAAGACCTTTATGTAACCGTGTTTGAAGGTTCACCTGAAGAAGGACTTGAACGTGACGATGAGGCTGCATCTTACTGGGCAAAGCATGTCCCGGCTGACCATATCATCAATGGAAACAAGCATGATAATTTCTGGGAGATGGGAGATACGGGGCCATGTGGTCCCTGTACAGAGATCCATGTAGACTCTCGCACACCGGAGGAAAAGGCTAAAATGCCCGGTCGTGAACTTGTCAACAAAGATAATCCGCAGGTGATAGAAATCTGGAATATCGTTTTCATGCAGTACAACCGCAAGGCAGACGGCAGTCTTGAACCGCTTCCTATGCACGTCATTGATACCGGCATGGGCTTCGAGCGCCTTGTTCGCATGCTGCAAGACAAGCACAGTAACTATGACACGGATATCTTCCAGCCAATCATCAAGCAAATAGAAGCAATCAGTGGAAAGAAATATGGCTTCACAACGCCTACCGGATTGAATGGTGAAGGCAAGGACGAACAGGAGAAGATTGACATTGCCATGCGCGTGGTTGCCGACCACTTGCGTGCCGTTGCATTCTCAATTGCCGACGGACAGCTGCCGAGTAATGCCAAGGCGGGCTATGTCATCCGTCGCATTCTGCGTCGTGCTGTGCGCTATGCCTATACTTTCCTCGATCAGAAAGAAGCTTTCCTGTATAAGCTTTTGCCTGTTCTGGTTCAGGAAATGGGGCAAGCTTATCCCGAACTTCCTGCTCAACAAGAGCTTATCGCCCGCGTGATGAAAGAAGAAGAAGACTCTTTCTTGCGCACATTGGAAAAGGGAATCAATCTTCTGAACGGCGATATGGACGAGCTGAAAGCCCATGGACAGACTGAATTGGACGGCACAAGCGCCTTCCGTTTGTTTGATACTTACGGCTTTCCACTTGACTTAACCGAACTCATTTGCCGCGAACACGGTTACACAGTAGATGAGAAAGGCTTCAATGAAGAAATGGCTAAGCAGAAAGCTCGTGCTCGAAACGCAGCTGTTGTAGAGAATGGAGACTGGGAAGTGATAAGAGAAGGAGAGCAAGTATTCGTTGGTTACGACTACACGGAGTACACTTGCCACATTCTTCGCTATCGAAAAGTGACCCAGAAAAAGAATACTTTCTACGAGATTGTACTCGACTACACGCCTTTCTATGGTGAAATGGGCGGTCAGGTTGGCGATCAAGGCACACTTGTCAGCGAGAACGAGACCGTCGAAATCATTGATACGAAGCGCGAAAACAACCAGAGTATCCATATCGTTAAGCAACTTCCGAAAGATCTTCAGGCTGAATTCATGGCTTGTGTAGACGTGGAGAAACGCAATGGAAGCGCTGCTAATCACACGGCAACCCACTTGCTTGACTATGCGTTGAAGCAGGTCTTGGGCGACCATGTGGAGCAGAAAGGCTCGTATGTTGACCCGACTACGCTGCGATTTGACTTTTCTCACTTCCAGAAAGTAACCGATGAAGAGCTTCGTCAGGTAGAGAAACTCGTCAATAAGATGATCCGTGAGGACTTCCCTCTTGATGAACATCGCGACACTCCGCTTGAAGAAGCCAAGGAACTTGGTGCAGTTGCACTCTTCGGAGAGAAGTATGGAGACAAGGTTCGCGTGGTTCGTTTCGGGCCAAGTTGCGAGTTCTGTGGTGGCATCCACGCCAAGAGTACAGGACGTATCGGTTTCTTCAAGATTATCAGTGAAAGCAGTGTTGCAGCCGGCATCCGCCGTATTGAGGCCTTAACGGGCCAGGCTTGCGAAGATACAATCTATGCACTGCAGGACATGATGAATGACTTGAAATCCATGTTCAATAATTCCAAAGACCTCAAAGCTACGCTGAAGAAGTTCATCGGAGAGCATGATGAGATGCGAAAAGAAATCGAGAAGTTCCAGGCACAAGCCGTTGAACGCACCAAGGAGGAGCTTCTCAAGCGCGCACAGAACGTCAATGGTGTTCAAGTGATTAAGGCTGTGTTGCCTTTAGAGCCTGCAGCAGCCAAAGACCTTGCTTTCAAATTGCGCGAAAACATCAGTGAAAATCTTGTTGCAGTCATTGGAAGTACGGCAGGAAATAAACCGCTGTTGACCGTCATGTTCAGTGATGACATGGTGAAAGACCACTCACTCAACGCTGGAACTATTATCCGCGAAGCTGCCAAACTCATTCAAGGCGGTGGCGGTGGTCAGCCTCATTATGCACAGGCTGGCGGCAAAAACCTTGACGGTATCAGTGCAGCTGTCGACAAGGTTATTGAACTTGCTAATCTGTAATCAGATAAATATAAATCTCACAAAATCAACAAAGCCTCACATCGTGATGATGCGAGGCTTTAATTTTGCTTGCTATTAAAATCTTTCAGACAACAATCGGCGTCATTTCGGCCGTTTTCTTTTCATACACCTCCATTGAAACGCGGCGACCACGAAGGCTTCTCACGCGCGGAAATTCCATGAAATAGCGGTCGCGAGTGGTGTACCAACTGAAGCTTTTCACACGACTTACACAGCTGATATTACGGTCAATCTCATGCGCATAGCGTGGATTTACTACCGAAAACAAATGCTCTCCCGAGTCAAGAAGCAAGGCCAGAACAAGAAATTCGCGGTCAGGTTGTGGCTTTGCAGGCTTTGTCCCGCGCGTGGAACCCGTCACCTTGATATTCCAACCATACTTTCTGTTGAACACTTCAGCCATTCTTCGGAACACAACTCCGTGTGGCGAAGTGTCTTTAACTCCCGTATAAGCAATATGATAATGTATCATCTCATGCAACAAGACATTCTGAAAATCGCGTTCAGAAAGGTCATAGTAGTTGCTTAGTCGAATGGTAAAATCAGAGAATTTCGTGCCTCTGAACAAACGAGTTACCCGCTTGCACGACATTGATCCCAAGCGCGTTTTCGACCGAGACAATGCCAATCGAGGGAGCGGAAGCCCACCGTCAAAGTATTGTTCATTGAAAGTGGTGAACCATTGCTCCATCCATTGCGTGCTTATTTGCATAAAGTTTTAATCAGAAAATCAGAAATCAAGGCGTCAGCACGATAGAGATTTTGCGTAAAACCATGGTCAAAACCATCAAGAAGCACATATTCACTGTTCTTCCAAAGCTTGTGAAAGCGCTCTCCATAAGTATAAGGCACGAGCCTGTCTCCCGTTCCATGCACAATGAAAGCAGGGCCATCATAGGGTGCAGCAGTCTCATATATCGGCAAAGAAAAGGCAGTTACGATGTAATCGCGACCGAGTTTCTTGCCTTCAAAGAGTTCAACAGACTCCGGAGGATCAAGCGGATTGCAGCTTTTTCCAAACGCACTGCCGCGGATTGCGTCTTCTCTTATCACGCCGGCCGGTGCCATCAATGCCACCGCTCTAATCTTCTTGCTGCCCAATTCGCCTGCCAACATACTCGCAACGACGCCACCTTGCGAATGTCCCGACACCGCAACAGCATCCACATAAGGCAATGCTGCAACATAATCATACACCTTCTTGGCATCTTCTATCTCGTTCAACACGGTCATTTTAGAGAAATCTCCCTCGCTCTCTCCATGCCCATTGAAATCGAAACGAACAGAAGCAATGCCATGAGCCTGCAGCGAATCGGCAATCAGTTCGTTCAACTGACCACCCTTGTTGCCCATAAAACCGTGCAATATCATCACCATAGGGCACTTCTCACCTGCCGAAAGCACAGGTTTCTGAATAATAGCAGCCAACTTTCCCATAGCTCCTTCTATCGTCACTCGCTCTGAAGTGCCGGGGATAGTCTTCTTCTCGGCCGTCATTTCCGTCAGTGTTTTCTCCACCTTATCCGACAAAACAGATCCCAACACCACGTTGCCATCCTTGCCGATAATATACATGGCAGGGATCCACTTCACGCCATAATCCTTCGAAATCTTCGTGTCGTGCCACTTCTTCAGCTCGCTGACTGCGGTATATTCCATGCCATATTTCGCAATCGCTTTCGTCCAATTGGCTTTATCGGTGTCGAAAGATACGCCCACGAAAGCCACACCTTTATCCTTAAACTCGCGGTACATGCGCACCACATTAGGCGCATCCTTGCGGCAATCCGGGCACCAACTGGCCCAGAAATCAAGCACAACAATCTTTCCTTTCAGGCTACTCAGTCTGAAATTCTTGCCCTCTGCCGTCTTCAAATGAAAGTCGGGAGCCTTTGTTCCGGGCTTCAACAACTCCGTTGCATACTTGCTGTCCGCATCAG
The nucleotide sequence above comes from Segatella oris. Encoded proteins:
- a CDS encoding alpha/beta fold hydrolase gives rise to the protein MKLKSLVVMAMMLMSCVVVRAQMDFPDADSKYATELLKPGTKAPDFHLKTAEGKNFRLSSLKGKIVVLDFWASWCPDCRKDAPNVVRMYREFKDKGVAFVGVSFDTDKANWTKAIAKYGMEYTAVSELKKWHDTKISKDYGVKWIPAMYIIGKDGNVVLGSVLSDKVEKTLTEMTAEKKTIPGTSERVTIEGAMGKLAAIIQKPVLSAGEKCPMVMILHGFMGNKGGQLNELIADSLQAHGIASVRFDFNGHGESEGDFSKMTVLNEIEDAKKVYDYVAALPYVDAVAVSGHSQGGVVASMLAGELGSKKIRAVALMAPAGVIREDAIRGSAFGKSCNPLDPPESVELFEGKKLGRDYIVTAFSLPIYETAAPYDGPAFIVHGTGDRLVPYTYGERFHKLWKNSEYVLLDGFDHGFTQNLYRADALISDFLIKTLCK